The Methanomicrobia archaeon genome window below encodes:
- a CDS encoding adenylate kinase produces MNIVLFGPPGSGKGTQAIKLAEKYEIPHVSTGDILRENLKRQTALGLEAKKYMDRGELVPDGVLIGIIKDRLAQPDCDSGCIFDGYPRTIPQAEVLETILNELGKTLDVVVNIEVPDVEVLKRISGRRMCACGASYHILFNRPEQEGICDLCGCKLYQREDDKETAVLNRLAVYKKQSQPLIEYYRQKGVLVTVDGTAEIQAVFDEISAALDTVPAT; encoded by the coding sequence ATGAACATCGTTTTGTTCGGCCCGCCGGGCTCAGGGAAAGGCACCCAGGCAATAAAACTGGCTGAGAAGTACGAGATACCACATGTCTCAACCGGCGATATTCTTCGTGAGAATCTGAAGCGTCAGACCGCGCTGGGGCTCGAAGCGAAGAAGTACATGGACCGGGGCGAACTGGTGCCGGACGGGGTGCTCATTGGCATCATCAAAGATCGGCTCGCGCAGCCGGATTGCGACTCGGGCTGTATCTTTGACGGTTATCCGAGAACAATACCGCAGGCAGAGGTGCTGGAGACGATCCTGAATGAGCTGGGGAAGACATTGGACGTGGTGGTCAATATCGAGGTGCCCGATGTGGAAGTGCTGAAGCGGATCTCGGGAAGGCGGATGTGTGCCTGTGGCGCGAGCTACCATATCCTCTTCAATCGGCCAGAGCAAGAAGGGATCTGTGATCTCTGTGGTTGTAAGCTGTATCAGCGCGAGGATGATAAAGAAACGGCGGTGCTGAATCGATTGGCGGTATATAAGAAGCAGTCACAGCCGCTGATCGAATACTACCGGCAGAAGGGTGTCCTGGTTACGGTAGACGGCACGGCGGAAATACAGGCGGTCTTTGACGAGATCTCCGCAGCGCTCGATACCGTACCGGCAACCTGA